Proteins from a single region of Deltaproteobacteria bacterium:
- the hisA gene encoding 1-(5-phosphoribosyl)-5-[(5-phosphoribosylamino)methylideneamino]imidazole-4-carboxamide isomerase has translation MLIIPAIDLKDGRCVRLFQGEMDRETVYFENPLDAAKHWLDEGARFLHIVDLNGAVEGRPVHTKEVAAICREPGLTVELGGGLRSVEAVEAAFDLGVARVVIGTAAYDNAEFVRALCTKFPGKVVVGIDARQGKVAVKGWKETTTMDAVELAQRCEADGAARIIYTDISRDGTRDGVNLAETLKIAEAVKIPIIASGGVSTLDDLRNLMPLEKSGVEGVIVGKALYAVAFSYRDALMAVR, from the coding sequence ATGCTGATCATTCCCGCCATCGATTTGAAAGACGGCCGCTGCGTGCGACTGTTTCAAGGCGAGATGGATCGCGAAACGGTCTATTTCGAAAATCCGCTGGATGCCGCCAAACATTGGCTCGACGAAGGGGCGAGGTTTCTCCACATCGTCGATTTGAACGGCGCGGTGGAAGGGCGGCCGGTGCATACCAAAGAAGTCGCGGCGATTTGCCGCGAGCCCGGCTTGACCGTGGAGCTAGGCGGCGGCTTGCGCTCCGTTGAAGCGGTGGAAGCGGCCTTCGATCTCGGTGTGGCCCGCGTCGTGATCGGTACCGCCGCCTATGACAACGCTGAGTTTGTGCGCGCGCTGTGCACCAAATTTCCCGGCAAGGTCGTCGTCGGCATCGACGCGCGCCAAGGCAAGGTGGCGGTCAAAGGCTGGAAGGAAACCACGACCATGGACGCCGTCGAACTGGCCCAGCGCTGCGAAGCCGACGGCGCGGCGCGCATCATCTATACCGATATCAGCCGGGACGGCACCCGCGACGGCGTCAATTTGGCTGAAACTTTGAAAATCGCCGAAGCGGTGAAGATTCCGATCATCGCTTCCGGCGGTGTATCGACGCTGGACGATCTGCGCAATCTTATGCCCTTGGAAAAATCCGGCGTCGAAGGCGTGATCGTCGGCAAAGCGCTCTACGCCGTTGCGTTTTCTTATCGGGATGCCTTAATGGCGGTGCGCTAG